TCAACATCGCCTCAATGCTGAGCTTCCAGGGCGGCATCCGCGTGCCGAGCTATACCGCGTCCAAGTCCGGCGTTGCCGGTCTCACCAAGCTGCTCGCCTGCGAATGGGCGGCCAAGGGCATCAACGTCAACGCGATCGCCCCGGGCTATATCGCCACCAACAACACGACGGCGCTCCAGTCCGACGAGAACCGCAATCGCCAGATCGTCGAGCGCATTCCCGCCGGGCGCTGGGGTGATCCGGGCGACCTCGGCGGCGCCGCGGTGTTCCTTGCGTCCTCGGCTTCGGACTATGTCCAGGGCCATGTACTCGCCGTCGACGGCGGATGGCTGGCGCGATGATCCCAACTGCCGTTCGTGCTGAGACCATCAACACCGTTCGCCCTGAGCTTGTCGAAGGGCGGTACTTCTTGAGCCCGACGGTCGAAGAGAAGAACGGTGCGTCGACAGGCTCAGCACGAACGCGGAATTTGAGCTCGGGGCGAACGGGAGATATGCAGTGACCATCGCATTCTTCGGCGAGGTGATGCTCCGCCTCTCGCCTCCCGGGCGCGAGTTGCTACTCCAGACCCCGAAGCTCGAAGTGATCGTCGGCGGCGCAGAGGCGAATGTCGCCACTGGTCTCGCCTGTCTCGGCCATGCCACCCGCATGATCAGCGCAGTCGCCGACAATCCGCTCGGCGGCGCCGTGATCGGCGAGCTGCGCCGCCGCGGCGTCGATACGTCGACGATGGTCAGCGAAGAGGGGCGTCTCGGCCTCTATTTCCTCACGCCGGGTGCCGGGCTGCGCGCCTCCGAAGTCGTCTACGACCGCGCGCATTCGGTGTTCGCCACGCGCCCGGCCGACAGCTGGGACTGGGACCGCCTGCTCAAAGGCGCCACCCGACTGCATTTGTCCGGGATCACGCCTGCGCTCGGCCACAACACCGCACAAGCGGCGATCGCCGCTGCCGAGGCGGCGTCGGCCAAGGGCATACCGGTCTCGTTCGACGGCAACTACCGCGCCAAGCTGTGGGAGGCGTGGGACAGCGATCCGCGCGCCGTGCTTACGCAGCTGATAGGCCATGCCGACGTGCTGTTCGGCAATCATCGCGACGTTTCGCTGCTGCTCGGCAAGCCCTTCTCCGGCGAAGGCTCGGACCGGCGGCGCGAGGCGGCGGAAGCGGCGTTCGCGCACTTCCCCAAGCTCCAGACGATTGCCTCGACCGCCCGGCATGTCGACGATGCCGACAGCCACCGGGTCTCGGCCCGCGTCGATACCCGCGGCGGCGCACACCAGACCGACGAACTGCGGATCGCCGGCATCGTTGACCGGATCGGTGCAGGCGACGCCTTTGCAGCGGGCGTGCTGCACGGCCTGATCGAGAGCGGCGGCGACGCGCGCGCTGCGGCGAAGGCCGGGCTGGCGCTCACTGCGCTCAAGCATTCGCTGCCCGGCGACGCCAGCCTGTTTACCCGCGCCGATCTCGCGGCGTTCGAAGGAGGCGGGCTCGACGTTCGGCGATAACGACGGAGGCGCGCAAGGCGCCCGGGGGAGGGTGGATGTTGACGACGGAGAGGATCGCCGCCGGCGATGAAGCGGCATTGCCGCGGCCCGACGCCGCGGCGCTGCGGCGCGGCTACGCCATCGACGACGGCTTCGAAGCGGAGCTGCGCGAGGCGTGGAGCTTCATCGAGCCGCATATCGCCGGCATTGCGCGGGACTTGCTCGAGCGCCGCGCGGGCGGTGCCGTCTCGGAGGGCCTGGTGGCGTCGCGCGTCGACTATGCCCGCGCCAAGCTCGCCCGGCCGATCGACCAGCGCTGGCTCGACGCAGTGATCGCCGAGGCCGATCGCATCGCGCAGCATGATCTCGACTTCGCCGTCGTTGCGGCATCGATGCTGGTCGCGCAGATGCGGATCCACGCGCTGTTCTTCGAGCTTAGCCAGGATCCCGCGCAGCTCGAACGGCTGACCCGATCCACCCAAAAGCTCGCCGGCATCGAATTCGAAATCATCGCCAGCCGGCTGCGAGCGATCGCCCGCGCGCGCAACCAGGCTGCGATCCGCGCCGAAGCCGCGGCGGTCCGCCGGCAGCTCGGCGAGGCGATCACCACCAGCGTCCGCGCCAGCCGCGATGTCGCCGGCTTTACCGAACGCACGGCTGCCGAGATGCAGGCGCTGAGCAAGCCGACTGCCGAAGTGGCGACCGCTGCCGATCAGTCGGCGACTGCGATGGGCCAGTCGGCGGAGAGCGCCGCGGTGCTGATCTCGGCGTTCGATCGCGCGCGGGAAGAGGCGCTGGCAGCAACCGAGGTCGCCGGACGCGCCGATGCCATCGCGCTGCAGGGCGCGGAGAACGCCGCGAACCTCGCCTCGCATACCGGGCAGATCGAGTCGGTGCTCACGCTGATCGCCGGCATCGCCCAGAAGACCAAGCTGCTCGCGCTCAACGCGAGCATCGAGGCGGCGCGTGCGGGGGAGAGCGGGCATGGCTTCGCCGTGGTCGCCCAGGAAGTGCGCAGCCTCGCCGATCAGGCGGCCGATGCCACGGGCGGCGTCACGATCACGATCCGCCAGGCGCAGAATGCCAGCGAGATCATGGCGCATACCAACCAGGCGATCCTCGCGATCGTCAGCGAGCTGATGGCGCGTGTCCGCGGGCTGTCGTCCGAGATGGAGACCCAGGTGGCGACGGTCGGCGCGATCCTCGCCTCGATCGACGAGACTGCGATGTCCTCGCGCGAGATTGCGGCGCTGATCGCGCAGATCAGCGCGCGGGTCTCCGAACTCGCCGCCGCGGCGCAGGATGCGGGGCGGCAGGCCGCGCAGGCCGGCGATGCGCTTCACCAGGTCGAGGAGACCGTCGGCCAGTTCATGGCCGTGTCGGCAGGCAGAGAGTAAACCCATGGATCGTCGTACCGTCCTCGCTTCCGGGCTCGCGCTCGGCCTTGCCGGCACTGCGCGCGCGGCGGAGCCACAGCCCGAGCGCATCGCGCTCTGGCCGGGCATTCCGCCGGGCGGCGTGGGGCTTTCGGTCAAGGACGAGACGATCCTGCGCTCGCCCGGCGGCGATCCTGAGGATATCGCCTGGCCGCATATCGCCACGCCGGCGATGAGCGTCGCGCGCGCTGCCAAACCCAATGGCGCCGCAGTTCTGCTCATCCCCGGCGGGGGCTTCACGCGTGTCGCCGTGCGGCGGACTCCGTCGAAGATGGCACTACTCTTCGCGGCACAGGGGATCACGGCGTTCGAATTGCTCTATCGCCTGCCGCACGACGGCTGGCGCGGCGGGCCGGCGACGCCGCTGCAGGACGCGCAGCGCGCGATGCGGTTGATCCGCGCAGGCGCTGCCAAATGGGCGATCGATCCCGCGCGCGTCGCTGCGATCGGTTTTTCCGCCGGCGGGCATGTCGTCGGACAGCTCGGCACCCGCGCGGACCGGGCGGTCTATGATCCTGTCGACGCCGCCGACCGGCTGCCCGCGCGTCCGATCGCGGTCGGCATGTTCTTCCCCGTCGTCTCGATGATCCCGCCGATCGCGCACGACCAGTCGCGCCGCGAGCTACTCGGCGCCAATCCGTCCGAATCGCTCGCTCGCGAATGGTCGGTCGAGCTCAACGTGCCTGCGACGATGCCGCCGACCTTCGTCTGCCACGCCGCCGACGACAAGACCGTCAAGGCCGCCAACAGCCTTGCGATGTTCACCGCGCTCCAGGCCGCCGGTATCCCATCCGAACTGATGATCGGCGAGAAAGGCGGCCACGGCGTCCCGCTGATCGGCGCCGACGGCAAGCCGCTTCTCTGGCTCAACTCGTTTGCCGAATTCGCGGGGAGACATGGTTGGCAGAAGAGTCCGGCTAAACTTTAAGGCGAATCCGGCTCGGCGCGATGAACGGCAAATGAACCGGGTATTTCGTCCTGCAATCGCCACGGACCGGCGCACGTCGCGGGGCCGTGCCCGGGTTCCATTCATTGAACCTGCGATATGATGAAGACGCCCACAATCCGCCCCCGCGCCGCGCTGTTTATCGGTGCCGCGCTCCTCGCCACCCCCGCGTTCGCGCAGGAAGCGCCCGCGCCGCAAAGCGTCACGCCGCCGCCGATCCTAGTGAGCCCGGCACAGGCGCCTGCGCCCACGCCGCAGGTCCAGATGGCGCCATCCGCGCCGATCGTCCAGCCCGCGCCGCCGCCCGGCCCGGCACCCGCGCCGCGCGCCGAGCGCCCGGCGGCGACCCGCGCCGCGCCGGTCCGCGCAGCCAGCCGTGCCGCGCCGGTTCGCCAGACTGCACCGGCTTCCGCCACAGCGCCTGCCGCCCCCCCGGCAGCGGCACCCGCACCCGCGCCAGCACCCGTCGCGGAGGCACCCGCACCGGCAACCGTCGCACCTGAACCTGCCGCACCTGCCCCGGTCACCGAGACCACTACCCAGACTGCAACCAGCACCGGCCCCAGTTTCGCATGGCCATGGCTGCTCGGCGGCCTGTTGCTGCTCGCCGCCGGTGTCGCCGCGCTGCTGCTGATGCGCCGCCGCAGCGACGAGACCGAGACCGAGATCGTCGAGACGCCGGTCTATGAACAGCCCGTTGCGTCGCGCGCCTATCAGGCGCCGGTCGCTGCCGCACCGATCGTCGCAGCCCCGGTCATCGAGCCGCGCCACGAGCCCGAGGTCAGCCCGTATATCGCCGCCACCCCGGCTGCCGTTGCAGTCGCCGAAACCACCGAAGCGCATGTCGAGGCTGAGCTTGCCGAGCCGGAGACCAGCGACCTCGCCGGTGTCACCGACGCGCCTGCGCCGGTATCCAACCGCCCGTGGCTCGAATTCGGCCTCCGCCCGGTCCGCGCCGGCACCAGCGAGGAAGAAGCGCTGGTCGATGTCGAGCTGACCGTCGGCAATGCCGGTGACGTGCCCGCCCGCGACGTTCGCATCTCGACCTTCATGCTCGCCGATGCCGAAGGTTCGGAGATGGAAGGCCTGCTCACCGGCAATCGCGGCGACAGCACGGTCCCCCCGGTCACGATCGCGCCGGGTGACGGCACCCGTGTCGACGCGCATCTCGCAGTGCCCAAGGGCGAACTGGGCCGAGTGTTCAACCCCGTCGTCGTGGCCGAAGCGCGCTATACGCTTCCCGACGGCAGCGAGGGCCGCACCTCGGCAGCGTTCAAGATCGGCCGCCCGAGCCAGGTCGAGGACGGCGTGGGCCCGATCGGCGCCAGCCGCCCGCACATGGTCGATAATGTCGAGGCCGAACTGCTCGGCACGCCCGAGCACGCATAACCAACGCTCCAGACCCGCCCCTATCGGGGGGCAGGGGAAGGGCACGGCGGGCGAGGTTCACACCTCGTCCGCCGTTTCTTTGCTTCCTCTACGTCCAGCTGGATCAGTCGGCGATGGCGAAGCAAAATCGTCGCCGGAATGACCGGGCGCGCCTTCCCACCGGTTGGTCGCGTGCCCCACTTCACTGCAGTTGACGCGGGGAAGGGCGCAGGCGACCGCGCGCGGGCGTAAAAGGGGGAAATATTCGTGCGGAAGCTGTTGGGGATTTTGGGGGCCGCGTCGATGCTGGTGCTGGCCGGCTGCGGAAAGAAGGAGCAGCATTACAAGACTGCCGATGGCGGTGACTTGAAGCTGGAGACGACGGGCTCGGGCGAGGCATCGGTCGTCACCACCACCGCAGCCGACGGAAGCCAGTCGCGGATCGAGACCGGCGGCACTTGGCCCGCCGCACTGGCTACGCTCGCGCCGGCCTATCCCGGCGGCAAGATCGCGACGACGATGTCGGGCAACCAGCAGGATACGCAGAGCGCGATGGCGGCCTTCGACACCGCCGACGCACCCGCCAAGGTCATCGAATTCTACAAGGCACGCGCCACTGCCGCGGGCCTGACCGGCACGATGAACATGGAAAGCGGCGAAGGCAGCATGTTCGTCGCCAGCGACGAGAAGACCGGCCGCACGCTCAGCGTCCAGACCAGCGTCGAGGACGGCAAGACCAGCGCTGTCGTCAGCGCCAGCACCAAGAAGCCCTGACGCCAAGAGAGGATAGGGGAGGCGCACCCCGCGCCTCCCTATCCTTATTTGGGCGCGCCCGGCAGCGCCCAGATCGCCTTGGGCAACAGCGTCACGCTGAGCACGCTCTGGGTTGCGGGATCGACGCAGTCGGTTGCCGCCTTCTTGCCCTTGAAGCCGCAGAACGCGATTTCCTCGGTCACGTCGGGCAGCTCGATCGCGACGATGGTGTTTGCGCCTGGTGCCAGCGGCTTCACCGCTGCCGCCCACAGGTTGATCGACAGTGCGAGCTTCTCGAACGCGTCGTCGAGCACGCTTTTCAGTATCTCGTCCTGGGTTTTGCCGCCCACGGCGTTGTTGAGCAGCTTGTCCTTGTCGACATCGGCACCCCACAACACCCTGGCCGCCAGGGTCGCTTCCTCGGACGCGACGGTGCCCTTGTTCTCGATATTGACGATCAGCATCCGCGCGCCCGACAAATACGAGGCTCCGACAATCCGCAAATTCGGGGAGGGCAGGGCGGCGAGTGAGACCGAAAGGTTGAGCGGCCGTCCGTCGGGCAGTGCCTTGGTGATCCGCAGCGGCACGCCCGGGCGCACCGTCTGTCCCCGCGCGGCCTCGGAGGGCGCCACTGCGCGTAGCGGCATCGCCTTGATCGTGCCGCGCGCCGCGCCGCGCTGGGCGGCTGCGGGCATCGCGGTCGCGAACAATGCGGCGGCGATGGACAGCGCGGCCAGCGGATAATCGATACGCATGGATTCCTCCCTCCAGGCGATATGCCTGCCGCAAGCCAAGACGGGCACGCGCGCCATATCCGGACATTGGCTTTTCGGAGCAGGGGTGTATTATAAAAATAATACACAAGGAGTCGGCGATGAAGCACTGGATTTCGGCACTCGCGCTGTTGGGCCTTCCCGCCGCTGCCGCCGCACAACAGGCACCTGCCGACGAAGCTGCCGTCCGCGCCGCCGACACCAGCTTCTGGGCCGCATTCAACGCCTGCGACGCCAAGACGATGGACCGGTTCTTTACCGACGACGTCGAATTCTACCACGACCGCACCGGCCTCACTGCGGGCCGCGCGGTGGTGGTCGCCTCGCTGATCAACGGCCCCTGCGGCACGCCCGGCCTCCATGTGCGCCGCGAGGGCGTTGCCCGAACGTTGCGCTACGATCCGGTTCCGCGCACCGGCGCGATCCTCACCGGCGAGCACCGCTTTTACGCGAAGCAGGGCGCGGCCTCCGAGCAGCTCGACGGACAGGCCAGCTTCGCGAACATATGGGTCCGCGACGGCAGCGGGTGGAAGATGCGCCGCGTGCTAAGCTACGCCCATGGTCCCGTGCGCTGAGCCAAGGGGGCACTTCCCCGCATATCAGCGGGGTGATACGCCCGGTGCATCGTGATTCCTTGCCCCGGGGCCTTTGCCGCATGAACAAGTACAGCCGCATGCTCGCCCTCATGTTGCTGTCCCTTTCCACGCTCGTCCACTCAGTCCCCGCTTCTGCTCAGCGCGAGGTCGAAACGCTCACTCGCACCGGCAAATGGGTGCTCAACATCGACCGTGACTCCTGCCAGCTGATTGGCCAGTTTGGCGAGGGTGACCACATGGTGACGGCCAAGTTCACGCGCTTCCAACCGGACGACTCCTTCGATCTCGCGCTGGTCGGCAAGCGCATGCATTCCTACAACACCAACGCTCACGGCAAGATCGACTTCGGGTTGAAGGGAGCGCCGGTCGAATTCGGCGCGATGAACGGCAAGATCGGCGACAGGCATGCCGCCTTCATCTCCAACCTTCGCTTCGACGGCTGGCGCGCCGACAAGCCCGGCGATCCGCCGCCGCGGATCCCGACGGAGCAGGAGGCCAAGGTAGCCGGGGTGACGATTGCCCTGGCAGGCAAGCCCGCGTTCCGCCTCCAATTCGGTTCCGCCACCCGTCAGTTCGCGCAACTGCGCGATTGCGCGATCGATCTTATGGAAAGCTGGGGATATGATCGACAGGTCCAGCTGAACCTGCGCCGCGCGCCAAAGCCGGCGACGCCGCCCGGAAACTGGCTCCTCAACGGCGACTATCCGCGCTCGGCGATCGCAATGGGACGCGGCGGGTTCGTCCAGTTCCGCCTTGATGTCGATGCCGAAGGCAAGGTGAAGGGCTGCTACATTCTTGCCCGAACGGACCCGGACGAATTCTCTGAAGTCCTCTGCCGCGCGCTGACGAAACGCGGCATGTTCGAGCCCGCGCTCGACGAGAAAGGCACGCCGGTGCGCTGGTACTTCGTCTCGAAAGCGCGTTTCGAGACGCCTGGCTGACGCCGGCCTTGCCTGCGCCGCTCCATGCCGTAGTAATCCACCAATACAGCGATTCTCGGGAGTTCTCCGCATGCAGAAATGGAGCTTCGCGCTCGCCCTCGCCGCGACCAGCCTGTCGGCGCCGGCACTCGCGCAGCCGACCCCGGCCGCGGCGCAGAAGCTGCATGTCGATATGCAGTATTTCACGCTGCCCAACGGCCTCAAGGTCGTCCTCGCCAAGGACATGATCGCCCCGACAGTGACGATCGCAGTCTATTACGGCATCGGCTTCCGCGTCGAACCGCGCGAGCGCACCGGCTTCGCGCATCTGTTCGAGCATCTGATGTTCCAGGGATCGAAGCACGCACCTAAGGGCGAGTTCGACAAGACCGTCACCAATTCGGGCGGGATCAACAACGGCTCGACGCGCTTCGATTACACCAATTATTACGAGGTGCTGCCGTCGAGCGCGCTCGATCGAATGCTGTGGCTGGAAGCCGATCGCATGGCCAACCCGGTGATCGATCAGACCGTGCTCGCCAACCAGCAGGGGGTCGTCGGCAACGAAGTAAAGGTCAACGTCCTCAACCAGCCCTACAGCACCTGGCCGTGGATCGACTTGCCGATGCTGGCCAATACCAATTGGTACAACAGCCACAATTTCTACGGTGACTTGAAGGAGATCGAGGCGGCGACGGTGCCCGATGCCAAGTCGTTCTTCGAAGACTTCTACCGCCCCAGCAACGCCGTGCTCGTGATCGCCGGCGACCTCGACTACGCGGCCACCCGCGCGACGATCGAGAAGTATTTCGGCCCGATCGCCAGGAAGCCCGCGGTGGTCCAGCCCGACATCTCCGAACCGCGCCAGACTGCCGAGAAGTATAAGAGCCGCGTCGACGCGCTCGCCCCCAAGCCGGGATACGCCGCGGGCTATCACGTGCCTGATCGCGGCACCCCCGAATGGTATGCGATGGGGCTGATCGACCAGATCCTGCTCCAGGGCGACGACAGCCGGCTCTACACCAAGCTGGTCCAGCAAACCGGTATTGCCGGCGAGATCGGCGGCGGGATCAATGGCGATCTCGGCAACATGTTCAATTATCGCGGGCCGATGCTGTGGAGCTTCAGCTTCACGCATGATCCGACGCACACCCCCGCGCAGATCACCAAGGCGGTGGACGAAGTCATCGAGGGCCTGCGCACCACGCCGGTCAGCGCCGACGATCTCGCGCGCGCCAAGACCAAGATGCGCTCGGAGCTGTATGGCGAGATCGACGGCGGCGGCCGTATCGGGCTGGTCGATCTGCTCGCGGTGCACGCGCTGTTCGATAATGATCCGGAGGCGATCAACCGCATCGAGGAGGGCTTCGCCAAGGTGACTCCGGCGCTGATCCAGAAGACCGCGCAGGAGTATCTGCGCAGGACCAACCGCTCGGTCTATGTCGTCGAGCCCGGCGCCAAGGGCGCTGCCGCACAGGGAGGCAAGTGAGATGAAGCGCACGCTGTTCGCAATTTCGCTGGCGCTCTCCGCCGCGACGCCTGCGCTGGCGCAGGACTTCCCGCCGCCGCCACCGGTCGGCGAGCCCAAGCCGTTCACGCTGCCGGCGACCGAGACGTTCAGCCTGCCCAATGGAATGCAGGTCACGCTCGTCCCCTATGGCATCGCGCCCAAGGCGGTGGTGTCGCTCCGCGTCCGCGCCGGTAACGTCACCGAAGGCGACGCGACCTGGCTCGCGGACCTTACCGGCGCGATGATGAAGGAAGGCGCCGCCGGTCGCAGCGCCGGCCAGCTCGCCACCGCAGCGGCCAGCATGGGGGGCGACCTCAATGTCGGCGCAGGCCAGCAGGCCACCGCGATCACGATGAACGTGCTGTCGGAATTCGCGCCCGCCGCGGTCCAGTTGATCGGTCATGTTGCGATCCGCCCCGATCTTCCGGCCAGCGAACTCACTCGGGTAAAGGCCAATCTCGGCCGCCAGCTCTCGGTCGCGCTGTCGCAGCCCGGCACGCTTGCCGATGTCGCGCTCGCGCGGACGGTCTACGGCCCGAACCACGTCTATGGCCGCGTCGTGCCGAGCCAGGCGCAGCTTGCCGGCTACACGATCGATCAGGTCAGGGCCTTCCACCGCGACCAGTTCGGCGCCCGGCGCGCGCATCTCTACGTCGCCGGCAAGTTCGATACCACCACGGTCAAGGCGGCGATCACCAAGGCGTTCGGCGGCTGGACCGCGGGCCCCGAGCCGCTCAAGCTCGCCGCGCCGCACCAGGCGGGCCCCCGCGTGATTCTGATCGACCGCCCCGATGCGCCGCAGACCACGCTGCGCCTGTCGTTCGACGCCGCGAATGCGGGCAGCGACGCCGATATCCCCCAGCGCGTGACCAATTCGCTGCTCGGCGGCGCCTTCAGCTCGCGCATCACCACCAACATCCGGGAGACCAAGGGGTATACCTATTCGCCGGGCTCGGGCGTTGCTTTCAGCCCGGACGACGCCTTGTGGACCTTCGACGCCGACGTCACCACCAACGTCACCGGTGCGGCGCTGAACGAAGTGTTCAAGGAAATCCGCCGGATGCAGACCGAGCCGGCGCCGATCGAGGAATCGAAGGGCATCCGCACCTATATGGCCGGGCTTTTCGCGATCCAGAACTCGACTTCGCCGGCGTTGGTCAACACGCTGGCTACGCGCGACACGCTGGGCCTGCCCGGCGACTGGACCGATCGCTATGTCCCCGCGGTGCTCGCCGTCGAACCCGCGGCGATGCTGGCCTCGGCCAAGGCGAGCTACCCGCTCGACAAGATGGTGCTCGTTGCGGTCGGCGACCTCAAGACCGTCGAACCCCAGCTCAAGGCGCTTCCCGAGCTCGCCAAAATTCCGTTCCAGCGGGTGAGCGTTCCCTAGGTTGAGGGCGGCTATTCTTCCGTCGCCACGCCGGCCTTAAGCTGCGGCCCCGCTGCCCTGGCCTTTGTGGGGCCAGGGCGGGGGCCGGTGAGAACGAATAGAAACGCGCGAGACCGGAGCAGGGCAGGGCAAACTGGCGCTCGTTCGCTCCAATCGTCAGCCACCGGGCAACCGTGGCTGAAATGCGTGCCGTCGTTTCCCACCTGTTATAAAGTGTTGCTCCTGCGCCCGATGCCGGTCGCGTGATTGACCTCCTTTCCACATCTCCCCATTCGCGGCGCAATTGCTACGCATTCGCAATATCGGGGGATCCGTGATCGACTATTCTATCGCCTTCCGGGCTCTCGCATGCGCGGGCGTCGCCGCCGCCTCGCTGGGCGTCGCCCTGGCCGCCACGCCAGCCGCCGCCCAGGCGCAGGCCGGGACCAGCGACACCGGCGACGCGGCGGCGTCGCGCGATGAGATCGTCGTAACCGCCGCAGGCTATGAGCAGAACATCGTCGAGGCGCCCGCCAGCATTACCGTGCTCAACCGCGCCGAACTCGAGGAAAAGCGGTTCGGCAGTCTGGCCGAGGCGCTCCAGGACGTGCAGGGCATCGATGTCGGCGGCGAGGCCGGCAAGACCGGCGGGCTCAACATCTCGATCCGCGGCATGCCGAGCGACTATACGCTCATCCTGCTCGACGGCCGCCGCCAGAACGCGCCGGGCGGCGTCACACCCAACGGCTTTGGCGAGACCTCGACCAGCTTCCTGCCGCCCTTCTCCGCAATCGATCGCATCGAAGTCGTGCGCGGTCCGATGTCCACGCTCTACGGATCGGACGCGATGGGCGGCGTGATCAACATCATCACGCGCAAGGTTGGCGATCGCTGGGTCGGCACCGCCTCGGCCGAAAGCACGATCCAGGAGGATGATCGCTTCGGCAACATCCAGTCGATCAATGCCTTCGCCCAGGGCCCGCTGGTGGCGGATCTGGTCGGGCTTACGCTACGCGGCAGCGTCTTTCACCGCGAAGGTTCGGACATCCCGATCCCGGGCGATCCCGCGCTGACCCTCGGCCGCAACCCGGTCCGCTCGGACGTCTACAATTATGGCGGTCGCCTGACCTTCACTCCGCACGCCGATCACGACGTCTGGCTCGAAGTCGATCGCAACGACCAGAGCTACAACAACAGCGAGGGCCGGCTCGGCACGCTGGGCACCGGCGGCTATGGCCCCGAGCAAAAGTTCAATCGCGCCAATTACGTTCTCGCGCACAGCTGGCGGATGGGCTTCGGCACGCTCGATACCACGCTGACCCGCAGCGAGACCGAGACGATCGGCCGGCTGATCCCCAACGGCACGCCGGGCAAGACCCCGCTCAGTGCGCGCATGCTGGAGGCGCGCAACGACATCCTGGACTCGCGCTTCGCCGGCAAGGCGGGACCGATCGCCTTCACCGTCGGCGGCCAATATTGGCGCGCGCAGATGATCGACGGCGTCGCCCCCGCGCCGTTCAAATTCACTCAATGGGCCGGGTTCGCCGAAGCGACGCTGACCGTGACCGAGGGTTTTAACCTCACCGGCGGCGTGCGCTATGACGACCATTCGACCTTCGGCAACAAATGGTCGCCGCG
This genomic stretch from Sphingomonas sp. LM7 harbors:
- a CDS encoding sugar kinase, which produces MTIAFFGEVMLRLSPPGRELLLQTPKLEVIVGGAEANVATGLACLGHATRMISAVADNPLGGAVIGELRRRGVDTSTMVSEEGRLGLYFLTPGAGLRASEVVYDRAHSVFATRPADSWDWDRLLKGATRLHLSGITPALGHNTAQAAIAAAEAASAKGIPVSFDGNYRAKLWEAWDSDPRAVLTQLIGHADVLFGNHRDVSLLLGKPFSGEGSDRRREAAEAAFAHFPKLQTIASTARHVDDADSHRVSARVDTRGGAHQTDELRIAGIVDRIGAGDAFAAGVLHGLIESGGDARAAAKAGLALTALKHSLPGDASLFTRADLAAFEGGGLDVRR
- a CDS encoding methyl-accepting chemotaxis protein, which produces MLTTERIAAGDEAALPRPDAAALRRGYAIDDGFEAELREAWSFIEPHIAGIARDLLERRAGGAVSEGLVASRVDYARAKLARPIDQRWLDAVIAEADRIAQHDLDFAVVAASMLVAQMRIHALFFELSQDPAQLERLTRSTQKLAGIEFEIIASRLRAIARARNQAAIRAEAAAVRRQLGEAITTSVRASRDVAGFTERTAAEMQALSKPTAEVATAADQSATAMGQSAESAAVLISAFDRAREEALAATEVAGRADAIALQGAENAANLASHTGQIESVLTLIAGIAQKTKLLALNASIEAARAGESGHGFAVVAQEVRSLADQAADATGGVTITIRQAQNASEIMAHTNQAILAIVSELMARVRGLSSEMETQVATVGAILASIDETAMSSREIAALIAQISARVSELAAAAQDAGRQAAQAGDALHQVEETVGQFMAVSAGRE
- a CDS encoding alpha/beta hydrolase, whose product is MDRRTVLASGLALGLAGTARAAEPQPERIALWPGIPPGGVGLSVKDETILRSPGGDPEDIAWPHIATPAMSVARAAKPNGAAVLLIPGGGFTRVAVRRTPSKMALLFAAQGITAFELLYRLPHDGWRGGPATPLQDAQRAMRLIRAGAAKWAIDPARVAAIGFSAGGHVVGQLGTRADRAVYDPVDAADRLPARPIAVGMFFPVVSMIPPIAHDQSRRELLGANPSESLAREWSVELNVPATMPPTFVCHAADDKTVKAANSLAMFTALQAAGIPSELMIGEKGGHGVPLIGADGKPLLWLNSFAEFAGRHGWQKSPAKL
- a CDS encoding nuclear transport factor 2 family protein, producing MKHWISALALLGLPAAAAAQQAPADEAAVRAADTSFWAAFNACDAKTMDRFFTDDVEFYHDRTGLTAGRAVVVASLINGPCGTPGLHVRREGVARTLRYDPVPRTGAILTGEHRFYAKQGAASEQLDGQASFANIWVRDGSGWKMRRVLSYAHGPVR
- a CDS encoding energy transducer TonB, which gives rise to MNKYSRMLALMLLSLSTLVHSVPASAQREVETLTRTGKWVLNIDRDSCQLIGQFGEGDHMVTAKFTRFQPDDSFDLALVGKRMHSYNTNAHGKIDFGLKGAPVEFGAMNGKIGDRHAAFISNLRFDGWRADKPGDPPPRIPTEQEAKVAGVTIALAGKPAFRLQFGSATRQFAQLRDCAIDLMESWGYDRQVQLNLRRAPKPATPPGNWLLNGDYPRSAIAMGRGGFVQFRLDVDAEGKVKGCYILARTDPDEFSEVLCRALTKRGMFEPALDEKGTPVRWYFVSKARFETPG
- a CDS encoding pitrilysin family protein, with the translated sequence MQKWSFALALAATSLSAPALAQPTPAAAQKLHVDMQYFTLPNGLKVVLAKDMIAPTVTIAVYYGIGFRVEPRERTGFAHLFEHLMFQGSKHAPKGEFDKTVTNSGGINNGSTRFDYTNYYEVLPSSALDRMLWLEADRMANPVIDQTVLANQQGVVGNEVKVNVLNQPYSTWPWIDLPMLANTNWYNSHNFYGDLKEIEAATVPDAKSFFEDFYRPSNAVLVIAGDLDYAATRATIEKYFGPIARKPAVVQPDISEPRQTAEKYKSRVDALAPKPGYAAGYHVPDRGTPEWYAMGLIDQILLQGDDSRLYTKLVQQTGIAGEIGGGINGDLGNMFNYRGPMLWSFSFTHDPTHTPAQITKAVDEVIEGLRTTPVSADDLARAKTKMRSELYGEIDGGGRIGLVDLLAVHALFDNDPEAINRIEEGFAKVTPALIQKTAQEYLRRTNRSVYVVEPGAKGAAAQGGK
- a CDS encoding pitrilysin family protein, giving the protein MKRTLFAISLALSAATPALAQDFPPPPPVGEPKPFTLPATETFSLPNGMQVTLVPYGIAPKAVVSLRVRAGNVTEGDATWLADLTGAMMKEGAAGRSAGQLATAAASMGGDLNVGAGQQATAITMNVLSEFAPAAVQLIGHVAIRPDLPASELTRVKANLGRQLSVALSQPGTLADVALARTVYGPNHVYGRVVPSQAQLAGYTIDQVRAFHRDQFGARRAHLYVAGKFDTTTVKAAITKAFGGWTAGPEPLKLAAPHQAGPRVILIDRPDAPQTTLRLSFDAANAGSDADIPQRVTNSLLGGAFSSRITTNIRETKGYTYSPGSGVAFSPDDALWTFDADVTTNVTGAALNEVFKEIRRMQTEPAPIEESKGIRTYMAGLFAIQNSTSPALVNTLATRDTLGLPGDWTDRYVPAVLAVEPAAMLASAKASYPLDKMVLVAVGDLKTVEPQLKALPELAKIPFQRVSVP